Proteins encoded within one genomic window of Papio anubis isolate 15944 chromosome X, Panubis1.0, whole genome shotgun sequence:
- the NONO gene encoding non-POU domain-containing octamer-binding protein, with amino-acid sequence MQSNKTFNLEKQNHTPRKHHQHHHQQQHHQQQQQQPPPPPIPANGQQASSQNEGLTIDLKNFRKPGEKTFTQRSRLFVGNLPPDITEEEMRKLFEKYGKAGEVFIHKDKGFGFIRLETRTLAEIAKVELDNMPLRGKQLRVRFACHSASLTVRNLPQYVSNELLEEAFSVFGQVERAVVIVDDRGRPSGKGIVEFSGKPAARKALDRCSEGSFLLTTFPRPVTVEPMDQLDDEEGLPEKLVIKNQQFHKEREQPPRFAQPGSFEYEYAMRWKALIEMEKQQQDQVDRNIKEAREKLEMEMEAARHEHQVMLMRQDLMRRQEELRRMEELHNQEVQKRKQLELRQEEERRRREEEMRRQQEEMMRRQQEGFKGTFPDAREQEIRMGQMAMGGAMGINNRGAMPPAPVPAGTPAPPGPATMMPDGTLGLTPPTTERFGQAATMEGIGAIGWNSSKMLRCSSWS; translated from the exons ATGCAGAGTAATAAAACTTTTAACTTGGAGAAGCAAAACCATACTCCAAGAAAGCATCATcaacaccaccaccagcagcagcaccaccagcagcaacagcagcagccgccaccaccaccaataCCTGCAAATGGGCAACAGGCCAGCAGCCAAA ATGAAGGCTTGACTATTGACCTGAAGAATTTTAGAAAACCAGGAGAGAAGACCTTCACCCAACGAAGCCGTCTTTTTGTGGGAAATCTTCCTCCCGACATCACCGaggaagaaatgaggaaactATTTGAGAAATATGGAAAGGCAGGCGAAGTCTTCATTCATAAGGATAAAGGATTTGGCTTTATCCGCTTG GAAACACGAACCCTAGCGGAGATTGCCAAAGTGGAGCTGGACAATATGCCACTCCGTGGAAAGCAGCTGCGTGTGCGCTTTGCCTGCCATAGTGCATCCCTTACAGTTCGAAACCTTCCTCAGTATGTGTCAAACGAACTGCTGGAAGAAGCCTTTTCTGTGTTTGGCCAGGTAGAGAGGGCTGTAGTCATTGTGGATGATCGAGGAAGGCCCTCAGGAAAAGGCATTGTTGAGTTCTCAGGGAAGCCAGCTGCTCGGAAAGCTCTGGACAGATGCAGTGAAGGCTCCTTCCTGCTAACCAC ATTTCCTCGTCCTGTGACTGTGGAGCCCATGGACCAGTTAGATGATGAAGAGGGACTTCCAGAGAAGCTGGTTATTAAAAACCAGCAGTTTCACAA GGAACGAGAGCAGCCACCCAGATTTGCACAGCCTGGCTCCTTTGAGTATGAGTATGCCATGCGCTGGAAGGCACTCATTGAgatggagaagcagcagcaggaccAAGTGGACCGCAACATCAAGGAGGCTCGTGAGAagctggagatggagatggaggctgcacGCCATGAGCACCAGGTCATGCTAATGAGACAGG ATTTGATGAGGCGCCAAGAAGAACTTCGGAGGATGGAAGAGCTGCACAACCAAGAGGTGCAAAAACGAAAGCAACTGGAGCTCAG GCAGGAGGAAGAGCGCAGGCGCCGTGAAGAAGAGATGCGGCGGCAGCAAGAAGAAATGATGCGGCGACAGCAGGAAGGATTCAAGGGAACCTTCCCTGATGCG agagagCAGGAGATTCGGATGGGTCAGATGGCTATGGGAG GTGCTATGGGCATAAACAACAGAGGTGCCATGCCCCCTGCTCCTGTGCCAGCTGGTACCCCAGCTCCTCCAGGACCTGCCACTATGATGCCGGATGGAACTTTGGGATTG acCCCACCAACAACTGAACGCTTTGGTCAGGCTGCTACAATGGAAGGAATTGGGGCAATTGGTTGGAACTCCTCTAAAATGCTTAGGTGCAGCTCCTGGAGCTGA